One genomic segment of Paenibacillus sp. FSL H8-0332 includes these proteins:
- a CDS encoding beta-ketoacyl synthase N-terminal-like domain-containing protein, with protein MKNTVFVTGVGMVGPCGNSAGAFWEGLLSGRNYMTPLQLEGTTGAAPPFAGQVSGMEPERVISKRLLKKCSRFSVMSILAAKDAMDDAHWELDQISRERIGIFVGNNSGGWESARNGLRVLHTEGAPFIDPNLASNWFPAAAQGHMSLAFGIKGYSKTVIADRSSGLLAIAYAARAIRSGIIDAAIVGGAETPLDPWALSFYNTEGLLNLSADRPQTAYRPFVEGRSGLALAEGAAFLCLESERSLQKREASRRVRASIQGFGFTNDGQVAAPPEESAAQCARAIRLAIGHSETQPEQIGYLSLDGAASAREDGIECSAIQEVFSSSAEAKWAGCPKTVFGNTIGAAGAFDVALSVLAMNHGELPGLPYLAESVQDNGLNFVPGISRRTAVESSLILSRGRGGVSSALVVNAEGL; from the coding sequence ATGAAGAATACAGTATTCGTAACCGGAGTAGGGATGGTGGGGCCTTGCGGGAATAGTGCCGGGGCCTTCTGGGAGGGACTCCTGAGCGGCCGGAACTATATGACTCCGCTTCAGCTTGAGGGTACGACTGGAGCTGCGCCTCCCTTCGCCGGACAAGTCAGCGGGATGGAGCCGGAGCGGGTCATCTCGAAGCGTCTGCTGAAGAAATGCTCCCGCTTCTCTGTGATGTCGATCCTGGCCGCGAAGGATGCCATGGATGATGCGCACTGGGAGCTTGATCAGATAAGCCGAGAGCGGATCGGCATCTTCGTCGGCAATAACTCGGGAGGCTGGGAGAGTGCGCGGAACGGCCTGCGTGTCCTGCATACCGAAGGGGCGCCCTTCATTGACCCGAATCTGGCGAGCAACTGGTTCCCGGCGGCGGCACAAGGGCATATGTCCCTGGCCTTCGGCATCAAGGGCTATAGCAAGACTGTAATCGCCGACCGGAGCAGCGGGCTGCTCGCCATTGCGTATGCGGCCAGAGCCATCCGCAGCGGGATTATCGATGCGGCGATCGTGGGCGGAGCCGAGACGCCGCTCGATCCGTGGGCGCTCTCCTTCTATAACACGGAGGGGCTGCTGAATCTGAGTGCGGACCGCCCGCAGACGGCATACCGGCCGTTCGTGGAGGGTCGCAGCGGGCTGGCCCTGGCTGAAGGAGCCGCGTTCCTCTGCCTCGAATCGGAGCGCAGCCTCCAGAAGCGCGAGGCGTCCCGCCGGGTGCGGGCGAGCATCCAGGGCTTCGGCTTCACGAATGACGGGCAGGTCGCCGCCCCGCCTGAGGAGAGTGCAGCGCAGTGTGCCCGGGCAATCCGGCTGGCCATTGGGCATTCGGAGACACAGCCGGAGCAGATCGGCTATCTGTCGCTGGATGGGGCGGCTTCCGCCCGCGAAGACGGAATTGAATGCTCGGCTATTCAGGAGGTATTCAGCAGTAGTGCAGAAGCCAAGTGGGCGGGCTGCCCCAAGACCGTCTTCGGTAACACGATTGGAGCGGCAGGGGCGTTCGATGTGGCACTGAGTGTGCTGGCCATGAATCACGGGGAGCTGCCCGGCCTTCCGTATCTGGCAGAATCGGTTCAGGACAATGGCTTGAACTTCGTCCCGGGGATCAGCCGCCGGACCGCTGTGGAGTCTTCGCTGATTCTGTCCAGAGGAAGGGGTGGTGTCTCTTCGGCACTGGTTGTCAACGCTGAAGGCTTGTGA
- a CDS encoding phosphopantetheine-binding protein, whose amino-acid sequence MVFEKVKAIIEDIGIEDEIIESSRLYDDLALDSTELALVSTALAKAFGIFIESRVLKTYSVAQVIEAVALKA is encoded by the coding sequence ATGGTATTCGAGAAGGTAAAAGCAATCATTGAGGATATTGGCATTGAGGATGAGATTATCGAATCATCACGGCTCTATGACGATTTGGCCCTGGATTCAACAGAGCTGGCGCTGGTCTCTACAGCACTTGCGAAGGCGTTTGGCATCTTCATTGAGAGCCGGGTGCTCAAGACGTATTCTGTAGCCCAAGTGATCGAAGCCGTTGCCTTGAAGGCATGA
- the acpS gene encoding holo-ACP synthase translates to MIRGIGMDLVSISFVEQMLAKCGELFVQQYYSVEERELFACKKRQAEHFLAGRFAAKEALLKAIGTGMNCELDWNELEFLNHPSGQPYLVRSRSLEPYVQQQDSIHVSISHHGDYAAAFIIIESSQ, encoded by the coding sequence ATGATCAGAGGGATCGGCATGGATCTGGTCAGCATTAGCTTTGTCGAGCAGATGCTGGCGAAGTGCGGTGAACTGTTCGTACAGCAGTATTATTCAGTGGAAGAGAGGGAGCTGTTCGCCTGTAAAAAAAGACAGGCAGAACACTTCCTTGCCGGCAGATTCGCCGCCAAAGAAGCGCTGCTGAAGGCCATTGGCACCGGAATGAACTGTGAGCTGGACTGGAATGAGCTGGAGTTCCTCAACCATCCCAGCGGCCAGCCCTATCTGGTCCGCAGCCGCAGCCTGGAGCCTTATGTACAGCAGCAGGATTCCATCCATGTAAGCATCAGCCATCACGGTGATTATGCTGCTGCATTCATTATTATCGAGAGCAGTCAATGA
- a CDS encoding MFS transporter, whose protein sequence is MSNNKIFTLLAINILLVFSIMVSIFPIAPLISSDLGLTSGEIGSIAGIASLVMTFLSIPSGVFADRYGRKKIIIASLALSAVAVFMVAASHGVLLFTAGWLLFGFARGFVSTPIFAVVMDVCKPEERGRAMGIVSGAIGAGSVLGYVLSGLLSNYFGWHTSFAVLASLLLLSTLVTTVLLRETGVKNTSRSIGQAFKSSFKWLGVREILLAGIVGTLCFMVGVFTTFLVPFAAKEQDISLVLLSLLFIPYEAVASFGAVFVGWISDKVGRHAPLIWAQSICVGALVLLYALDFNPWLLTFGYALIGLTEGPIITLVNTIITDKVIKINPMEMGAALGTFRTLQGVGIALGSTLGGFFYSRIGTHPSYLVAAGLMVLTLLISLSLGKKEKAGVTEYKSAG, encoded by the coding sequence ATGAGCAACAACAAAATATTCACACTTTTGGCCATCAACATTCTACTCGTATTTTCAATTATGGTCAGCATCTTCCCAATCGCACCCCTGATCAGCAGTGATCTCGGCTTGACCTCCGGTGAGATTGGAAGCATAGCGGGGATTGCCTCGCTGGTGATGACCTTTCTGTCGATTCCCTCCGGCGTGTTCGCGGACCGCTACGGGCGGAAGAAGATTATTATCGCTTCCCTGGCCCTGTCGGCAGTGGCCGTATTCATGGTAGCTGCATCCCACGGAGTCCTGCTGTTTACGGCGGGGTGGCTGCTGTTCGGCTTCGCCAGAGGTTTCGTGTCCACACCGATCTTCGCAGTGGTGATGGATGTGTGCAAGCCCGAGGAGCGGGGCAGAGCGATGGGTATTGTGTCCGGGGCGATTGGTGCCGGGTCGGTGCTGGGGTATGTGCTTAGCGGCCTGCTGAGCAATTATTTTGGCTGGCATACCTCCTTCGCGGTGTTGGCTTCACTCCTGCTGCTGTCCACGCTGGTTACCACGGTGCTGCTGAGGGAGACTGGGGTCAAGAATACAAGCAGAAGCATCGGGCAAGCCTTCAAAAGCTCCTTCAAATGGCTGGGCGTCCGCGAAATCCTGCTCGCGGGCATTGTCGGAACCCTGTGCTTCATGGTGGGTGTTTTCACCACCTTCCTGGTGCCGTTCGCCGCTAAGGAACAGGATATCTCCCTGGTGCTGCTCAGCCTGCTCTTCATTCCGTATGAAGCAGTAGCCTCGTTCGGAGCAGTCTTCGTTGGCTGGATCTCGGACAAGGTAGGCCGACATGCACCGCTAATCTGGGCCCAGTCGATCTGTGTGGGGGCGCTCGTGCTGCTGTATGCACTTGACTTCAACCCTTGGCTGTTAACCTTCGGGTATGCCCTGATCGGACTTACGGAAGGGCCTATTATTACCCTGGTCAACACGATTATTACGGATAAGGTCATCAAGATTAATCCGATGGAGATGGGCGCGGCCTTGGGAACCTTCCGGACCCTTCAGGGGGTCGGGATTGCGCTCGGGTCTACGCTTGGCGGATTCTTCTACAGCCGAATCGGCACGCATCCCAGCTATCTGGTGGCCGCCGGGCTGATGGTGCTAACGCTGCTGATCTCTCTAAGCCTGGGCAAGAAGGAAAAAGCAGGCGTCACCGAATATAAATCTGCGGGATAA
- a CDS encoding cupin domain-containing protein: MNQVYTKTVVHMEEVPVVHSRGGQMRVLASPATVGSTQLIMGHVLLQPGEEIKEHLHDYGEENVFVIRGRGTAFIEDIPHAIRENSLFIARKGERHRVVNEGPGELELVFATAPLAPRPEIGHREV; encoded by the coding sequence ATGAACCAGGTCTACACGAAAACAGTGGTCCATATGGAAGAGGTGCCGGTGGTTCATTCCAGAGGAGGACAGATGCGTGTGCTGGCGAGTCCGGCGACTGTCGGGTCTACCCAGCTGATTATGGGCCATGTCCTGCTCCAGCCGGGAGAAGAGATCAAGGAGCATCTTCATGATTACGGTGAAGAGAACGTCTTCGTGATCCGGGGCCGGGGAACAGCGTTCATCGAGGATATTCCGCATGCCATCCGGGAGAATAGCCTGTTCATTGCGCGCAAGGGTGAGCGGCACCGGGTAGTCAATGAGGGTCCGGGCGAGCTGGAGCTGGTCTTCGCCACGGCGCCGCTGGCCCCCAGGCCGGAGATTGGGCACAGAGAGGTCTAA
- a CDS encoding amidohydrolase family protein, whose amino-acid sequence MKSDLVIIDTHAHFAVKENKSLELSLAGAGTVPDYKKQKGFDDLQYLKKMVGATQEDFVDDNNLLEDYLACMDENQIAMSWVHQLSFEDVYGYEVLSNEKIAEAVRAHPDKLRGFASVNPYKGKEALAELDYAIKTLGMQGFKLNPNDYGGFVLNDQELLYPLYERCSELGIPVSVHTGITPGSIFRMKHNYPILLDDVAVDFPDLTLIVEHMGHPWNDLCYYMVGRHDNMYVTITAVANILIHNNPKVFRMELAKMISVCGSHKILWGSDWTVTPNIAEVLNYMQKVVIPLPMKLMMGVKEIKREDVQNILGRNALRIMK is encoded by the coding sequence GTGAAGAGCGATCTTGTGATTATTGATACCCATGCCCATTTCGCCGTCAAGGAGAATAAGAGCCTGGAGCTTAGTCTGGCCGGAGCCGGGACGGTCCCGGATTACAAGAAGCAGAAGGGCTTCGATGATTTGCAGTATTTGAAAAAGATGGTGGGAGCCACGCAGGAGGACTTCGTCGATGACAACAATCTGCTGGAGGATTACCTCGCCTGTATGGACGAGAATCAGATTGCCATGAGCTGGGTTCATCAGCTGAGCTTCGAGGATGTCTATGGCTATGAGGTGCTGTCCAATGAGAAAATCGCCGAGGCGGTCCGCGCTCACCCCGACAAGCTGCGCGGCTTCGCCAGCGTCAATCCCTATAAGGGGAAGGAAGCGCTGGCGGAGCTGGATTATGCCATTAAGACGCTGGGCATGCAGGGCTTCAAGCTGAACCCCAATGATTACGGGGGCTTCGTCCTGAATGACCAGGAGCTGCTGTATCCGCTTTATGAGCGGTGCAGCGAGCTGGGGATTCCGGTCAGCGTGCATACCGGGATTACGCCGGGCAGTATTTTTCGGATGAAGCATAATTACCCGATTCTGCTTGATGATGTTGCTGTGGATTTTCCGGACCTGACCTTGATTGTGGAGCATATGGGCCATCCGTGGAATGACCTGTGCTATTACATGGTCGGCAGACACGACAATATGTATGTGACGATCACGGCGGTAGCCAATATCCTGATTCACAATAACCCGAAGGTATTCCGGATGGAGCTGGCCAAAATGATCTCGGTCTGCGGCAGCCACAAGATCCTCTGGGGCTCGGACTGGACGGTCACCCCGAACATCGCCGAGGTACTGAATTATATGCAAAAGGTAGTGATCCCGCTGCCCATGAAGCTGATGATGGGGGTGAAGGAGATCAAGCGGGAGGATGTCCAGAACATCCTGGGACGTAATGCACTCAGAATTATGAAGTAG
- a CDS encoding cyclase family protein: MIDLSVLMEQNPGELAPYGFEQTGHQEGADRFARQFDGSRKDFPGEEFLNMEMINASTHTGTHFDAPLHFGSRSEGEPAVSIDEVPLEWCFGDGVVLDFTHIPAGEAIEQQDIVQALERIGYTLKPLDIVLIRTGADRHWGTPRYLTDYPGMSREATAFLTGQGIRLMGIDSYGFDRPFKHMISDYKRTGDNAYLFPAHFWGREQTYCHMERLANLEQIPVPYGFKVACFPIKIRAAGAAWVRAVAIIE, from the coding sequence TTGATTGATTTAAGCGTGCTTATGGAGCAGAATCCGGGCGAGCTGGCCCCGTACGGGTTCGAGCAGACCGGCCATCAGGAGGGAGCGGACCGCTTCGCCCGTCAATTCGACGGGAGCCGGAAGGACTTCCCGGGTGAAGAGTTCCTGAATATGGAGATGATCAACGCGTCCACCCATACCGGGACCCATTTCGATGCCCCCCTGCATTTCGGCTCCAGGAGCGAGGGAGAACCGGCAGTATCCATTGACGAGGTGCCGCTGGAGTGGTGCTTCGGCGACGGTGTGGTGCTGGATTTCACCCATATCCCAGCGGGCGAGGCTATTGAGCAGCAAGATATAGTGCAGGCGCTTGAGCGGATCGGGTATACGCTCAAGCCGCTGGATATTGTGCTGATCCGTACAGGTGCGGACCGGCACTGGGGAACCCCCCGGTATCTCACGGATTATCCGGGCATGAGCAGGGAAGCTACGGCATTCCTGACCGGCCAAGGCATCAGGCTGATGGGCATCGACAGCTACGGGTTCGACCGTCCGTTCAAGCATATGATCAGCGATTATAAGCGGACGGGGGACAACGCCTATCTGTTCCCCGCTCACTTCTGGGGCAGAGAACAGACGTATTGCCACATGGAGCGCCTGGCGAATCTGGAGCAGATTCCGGTGCCGTACGGGTTCAAGGTGGCTTGCTTCCCGATCAAGATCAGAGCGGCCGGTGCGGCCTGGGTACGGGCAGTGGCGATTATTGAGTAG
- a CDS encoding TIGR04076 family protein produces MNYEFELKVTGVKGHCRAGHKEGDIMKVSPLNAGNLCGTAFHAVFPMLLALNMDAKLPWDPEGNIVHSACPDMRNQMTMEIRRIPVEPSEDSPYAGRMLQSK; encoded by the coding sequence ATGAATTATGAATTTGAGCTTAAGGTTACGGGTGTTAAGGGGCATTGCCGGGCAGGACATAAGGAAGGGGATATTATGAAGGTCTCTCCATTGAACGCAGGTAATCTGTGCGGAACGGCCTTTCATGCGGTCTTCCCAATGCTGCTGGCGCTGAACATGGATGCGAAGCTGCCGTGGGACCCGGAGGGCAATATTGTACACTCGGCCTGCCCGGATATGCGTAACCAGATGACGATGGAAATCCGCCGTATCCCGGTGGAGCCGTCGGAGGATTCTCCTTATGCCGGACGGATGCTGCAATCCAAATGA
- the hemW gene encoding radical SAM family heme chaperone HemW, translating into MNRAKPYVEMFKERDSICVSHYPVPVSQHTEPEVRALMELDQVNTKDTPVALYLHIPFCDATCSFCPFNRYLKRQDQVDRYLEAVRQEIDSYAATPFGSSITVSSINLGGGTPSCLSSEELTGLLQYLKQSFRVEEEAMIFIEGNPRNFTADKLEALALQGLNRISVGVQTFQEELAEVLGLYHSVEDSFGLVKNARNSGIENVGIDLMYNLPGQTLDQWRADILTSIEQEIDHICVISFCVVPHTQIASRIAEGKIPGIGDVYREIELYSIAKEMLLEAGYEQYSVIDFAKPGKTDRHATLYFSEQAHMIGIGAAAFGIINGYMYINSGNLNEYMTRVQDGLLPVNCGEKADERELAHGAMAKGLRMLSVNRAEFLKMFGQEPEQLFPETIERLVQDGLLIQDAEGIRLTGDGIIWGNNVSKQFFSAKYADYGLQHRMKLAKGRPVQSVQSVQS; encoded by the coding sequence ATGAATAGAGCGAAGCCATATGTTGAAATGTTCAAGGAGAGAGATTCGATCTGCGTCTCGCATTACCCGGTGCCCGTCTCACAGCACACAGAGCCTGAGGTCCGGGCGTTGATGGAGCTGGATCAGGTGAATACCAAGGATACACCGGTAGCGCTGTATCTGCATATTCCCTTTTGCGATGCCACCTGCTCATTCTGCCCGTTCAACCGTTATCTGAAGCGGCAGGATCAGGTGGACCGCTACCTGGAAGCTGTCCGGCAGGAGATAGACAGTTATGCAGCTACGCCATTTGGCAGCAGTATTACGGTTTCCTCTATTAATCTCGGCGGCGGAACACCCTCCTGCCTGTCCTCGGAAGAGCTGACCGGACTCCTGCAATACTTGAAGCAGTCCTTCCGTGTGGAAGAGGAGGCCATGATCTTCATCGAAGGCAACCCCCGGAATTTCACGGCTGACAAGCTGGAAGCTTTGGCCTTGCAGGGCCTCAACCGGATCAGCGTGGGCGTGCAGACCTTCCAGGAGGAGCTGGCCGAGGTGCTGGGGCTGTACCACAGTGTGGAAGATTCCTTCGGGCTGGTGAAGAATGCTCGTAACAGCGGCATTGAGAATGTCGGGATTGATCTGATGTACAATCTGCCGGGCCAGACGCTGGATCAATGGCGGGCGGATATCCTCACCTCCATCGAGCAGGAGATTGACCATATCTGCGTGATTTCCTTCTGTGTGGTGCCGCATACGCAGATTGCTTCGCGTATAGCGGAAGGAAAGATTCCGGGCATCGGGGATGTCTACCGGGAGATTGAGCTGTATAGCATCGCCAAGGAGATGCTGCTGGAGGCGGGGTATGAGCAGTACAGCGTCATTGATTTCGCCAAGCCGGGCAAGACGGACCGGCACGCCACTCTGTACTTCTCGGAGCAGGCGCATATGATCGGGATCGGCGCGGCTGCTTTTGGCATCATTAACGGCTATATGTATATCAACAGCGGCAATCTGAATGAATATATGACCCGTGTGCAGGACGGGCTGCTGCCGGTCAATTGCGGGGAGAAGGCCGATGAGCGGGAGCTGGCGCACGGGGCCATGGCCAAGGGATTGCGGATGCTGTCCGTTAACCGTGCCGAGTTCTTGAAGATGTTCGGGCAGGAGCCGGAGCAGCTGTTCCCGGAGACGATCGAGCGTCTGGTGCAGGACGGGCTGCTGATTCAGGATGCCGAAGGGATTCGGCTGACAGGCGACGGCATTATATGGGGCAACAATGTGAGCAAGCAATTTTTCTCCGCAAAATATGCGGATTACGGGCTGCAGCACCGGATGAAGCTGGCTAAGGGACGCCCGGTGCAATCGGTTCAATCGGTACAATCATAA
- a CDS encoding carboxymuconolactone decarboxylase family protein, with the protein MSDMLMRVNPQVGAAFDSMCKSIEDTGTLEPKVRELIRLACVVTDRSAYGIRLHALKAYELGASAEEVTETVMNCLPVAGIEAVSSGLAAALSAVEAKRGVHHGR; encoded by the coding sequence ATGAGCGATATGTTGATGAGAGTTAATCCGCAGGTGGGGGCCGCTTTTGATAGCATGTGCAAGTCGATTGAGGATACGGGGACGCTTGAGCCCAAGGTGCGGGAATTGATCCGGCTGGCTTGCGTGGTTACGGACCGTTCTGCCTACGGCATCCGGCTGCATGCGCTGAAGGCTTACGAGCTGGGCGCGAGCGCGGAGGAAGTGACGGAGACCGTGATGAATTGTCTGCCGGTGGCAGGGATTGAGGCTGTCTCCTCTGGTCTGGCTGCGGCATTGTCGGCTGTGGAAGCCAAGCGGGGTGTTCATCATGGCCGTTAA
- the hemW gene encoding radical SAM family heme chaperone HemW gives MAVKTTTHESFYNVYPHRDPICVSHYPNPVTEVPPADIYGTMGLGGQPPADNVGAVYVHVPFCASVCIFCPFNKMAYQEKQVEQYMEAVKAEIGIYASSPYGSQSTISAVTFGGGTPSALSAERMVEMLKSVQANYRVTPDAQISFEGSPATLTLEKMQAIRAQGANRISIGIQTFNDKMGHHLRMSHDSRRAFEVLEEAKEAGFENIGIDLMYNLPEQTMEEWLEDVRTAVRLGIDHITVFSLCVVPFTALFKMIKEGKIPPTGSVELEVDMYLEAKRLLQEEGYVQYSVWDFAKPGFEDRHVLLYYTQQKDLFAHGPAAFGYVNKLMYINQGDIQEYSDRLEQQFLSVFIASQADDLEAMHGMMAKGLRMLSVKRKDFAGMFGYQPEEVFGQTIDELVAKGLLETDEHEIRLSARGIVWGNNVCKEFFSEANQQTFESRVKLARGQKPAEAAGEELKG, from the coding sequence ATGGCCGTTAAGACCACAACTCACGAATCCTTCTACAACGTCTATCCCCATAGAGATCCAATCTGTGTGTCCCACTATCCTAACCCTGTAACCGAGGTTCCACCTGCTGATATTTACGGAACGATGGGCCTTGGCGGCCAGCCGCCGGCGGATAATGTGGGTGCAGTCTATGTGCATGTTCCCTTCTGCGCCTCAGTCTGCATCTTCTGCCCCTTCAACAAGATGGCCTATCAGGAAAAACAGGTAGAGCAGTACATGGAGGCCGTCAAGGCCGAAATCGGCATCTATGCCTCTTCTCCATACGGTTCGCAGTCCACGATCAGTGCGGTGACGTTCGGGGGCGGGACGCCTTCGGCTCTGTCGGCTGAACGGATGGTGGAGATGCTGAAGAGCGTCCAGGCGAATTACCGGGTGACGCCGGATGCGCAGATCTCTTTTGAAGGCAGCCCGGCAACCTTGACGCTGGAGAAAATGCAGGCCATCCGCGCCCAGGGGGCGAACCGGATCAGCATCGGCATCCAGACCTTCAACGACAAGATGGGGCATCATTTGCGGATGAGCCATGATTCCCGGCGGGCCTTCGAGGTGCTGGAGGAAGCGAAGGAAGCAGGCTTCGAGAATATCGGGATTGATCTGATGTACAACCTGCCCGAGCAGACCATGGAGGAGTGGCTGGAGGACGTCCGTACGGCGGTGCGGCTCGGCATCGACCATATCACGGTATTTTCTCTGTGTGTAGTACCGTTCACTGCACTGTTCAAAATGATCAAGGAAGGCAAGATACCCCCTACCGGCAGTGTTGAGCTGGAAGTGGATATGTATCTGGAAGCCAAGCGGCTGCTTCAGGAAGAAGGCTATGTCCAGTACAGCGTGTGGGATTTCGCCAAGCCGGGCTTCGAGGACCGGCATGTCCTCTTGTACTATACCCAGCAGAAGGATCTGTTCGCGCACGGTCCGGCGGCCTTCGGGTACGTCAACAAGCTGATGTATATCAACCAGGGGGATATCCAGGAGTACAGTGACCGGCTTGAGCAACAGTTCCTGTCCGTCTTCATCGCAAGTCAAGCGGATGATTTGGAAGCGATGCACGGGATGATGGCCAAGGGTCTGCGGATGCTGTCGGTGAAGCGGAAGGATTTCGCGGGAATGTTCGGATATCAGCCGGAAGAAGTCTTCGGTCAGACGATCGATGAGCTGGTAGCCAAAGGTCTGCTGGAAACGGATGAGCATGAGATCCGCCTGTCCGCGAGAGGTATTGTCTGGGGCAACAACGTCTGCAAGGAATTCTTCTCGGAAGCGAACCAGCAGACGTTCGAGAGCCGTGTGAAGCTGGCACGCGGACAAAAGCCGGCTGAGGCTGCCGGAGAGGAGCTGAAGGGATGA
- a CDS encoding U32 family peptidase translates to MKLSVGTNFDDRLPILLKDSHVDVFYGKLSSDLVGGGRPTFALPTIDRVRVEEHVKLLHAYGFKFNYLLNATCLDNLETTKDFHYRLRELLEWIGTLQPEYVTVSLPMLIDMVRTALPDVKISLSTFANVNTLRQAQYFEEKGVSEITLPESRNRDFAFLESLRKNTRCDYQLIATNDCMLDCPMRQNHANFQSHASQCNHVTDGFALDYYMLRCTERKLQHPEELLKSQWIRPEDMYVYEELGYHKFKLTERMKTTEKIAATAQSYSERKYEGNLLSLLNSRMAEADFEMPNFSKNIKEDFAPSDKMRQVYRLLFSFQASIDNESLEGFLEGFRSKRCDRMDCDKCGYCAEWASRTVSMAKPGDEALKEFEQLFAALASGSFFESAAGAKAVWSTEGESLLGAVIGRKPEFIRDMAGPEIRKKSEELAAARGSAEVLRQDVAKANVLCTPADFRMFALSDLRALGFDTAELDLEEAAG, encoded by the coding sequence ATGAAGCTGTCTGTCGGCACGAACTTTGATGACCGGTTGCCCATCCTGCTGAAGGATTCGCATGTGGATGTTTTCTATGGCAAGTTGTCCTCTGATCTGGTGGGCGGCGGAAGACCGACCTTTGCCCTGCCCACGATAGACCGGGTGAGAGTGGAGGAGCATGTGAAGCTGCTGCATGCCTACGGGTTCAAGTTCAATTATCTGCTGAACGCTACCTGTCTGGATAACCTGGAGACCACCAAGGATTTCCATTACCGCCTGCGCGAGCTGCTGGAATGGATCGGCACGCTGCAGCCGGAGTATGTGACGGTATCGCTCCCGATGCTGATTGATATGGTGCGTACTGCGTTGCCGGATGTGAAGATCAGCCTGTCTACCTTTGCCAATGTGAACACACTGAGACAAGCCCAGTATTTCGAGGAAAAAGGCGTCAGCGAGATTACCCTGCCCGAGAGCCGCAACCGTGACTTCGCCTTCCTGGAGAGCCTGCGCAAGAATACCCGCTGCGACTATCAGCTCATTGCGACCAATGACTGTATGCTGGATTGCCCGATGCGCCAGAATCATGCGAACTTTCAGAGCCACGCCTCACAGTGCAATCATGTGACCGACGGCTTTGCGCTGGATTATTATATGCTGCGCTGTACGGAGCGTAAGCTCCAGCACCCGGAGGAGCTGCTGAAGTCGCAGTGGATTCGCCCGGAAGACATGTATGTCTATGAAGAGCTGGGCTACCACAAGTTCAAGCTGACCGAGCGGATGAAGACCACGGAGAAGATTGCGGCTACTGCGCAGTCTTACTCCGAGCGGAAGTATGAGGGGAACCTGCTTAGCCTGCTTAATTCACGGATGGCGGAGGCCGACTTCGAAATGCCGAACTTCTCCAAGAACATCAAGGAGGATTTCGCACCGTCTGACAAAATGAGACAGGTCTACCGCCTGCTGTTCAGCTTCCAGGCCAGCATCGACAACGAGAGTCTGGAGGGCTTTCTGGAGGGCTTCCGCTCGAAGCGCTGCGACCGGATGGACTGTGACAAGTGTGGCTACTGTGCCGAATGGGCCAGCCGGACCGTGTCCATGGCGAAGCCGGGGGATGAGGCGCTGAAGGAATTCGAGCAGCTGTTCGCGGCGCTGGCTTCGGGAAGCTTCTTCGAGTCAGCGGCCGGGGCGAAGGCAGTCTGGAGCACGGAGGGCGAGAGTCTTCTGGGCGCGGTCATTGGGCGCAAGCCCGAGTTCATCCGCGATATGGCCGGGCCTGAGATCCGTAAGAAGTCCGAGGAGCTGGCAGCGGCCCGTGGAAGTGCTGAGGTCTTAAGGCAGGATGTGGCCAAGGCCAATGTACTATGCACCCCGGCAGACTTCCGGATGTTCGCGCTTAGCGATCTGCGGGCACTGGGCTTCGATACGGCTGAGCTGGACTTAGAGGAGGCAGCCGGATGA